The DNA segment CCACTCTGGATTTTAACCCTGATTCAGAAGTAGGCAAAATCAAACGCATAAAAACCTGGACGAGAAAGATTCTACCACAAAATATTTTGTAAAATACTGCAAATGTCAGCTCCGCAAGTCTCCGAATTTGAGGAGGCGTCTATAGCCTGTGACTGACATAAAATCAACCCCAAAACAAAGTCAATCGGTTGAAAACCGAAAAACGCTTGCTATCTTGGCGCTAGCCAAAACACCATTCCCCGTGAAAGTTAATTTTACTGGTAAGGGCTGGTAAAAACACTATAAAACGACCTCGGAATTACTCCAAAAAAAAAGAGGACTATAAATCCTCTTGCTATTCTCTCTAATTTTTTTACGATAAGTGCATAAGTGGACGAACGTGGAATCGGTTCTCCCGATGCATCGGGACAAGCTGTTCAACAGGGATTTCATTGTTCGTGCTACGCACGCAACGAAATCCTAGCTGTTATGGGCTGTGGCTTTTAAAGTTTTATTGAGAGTTCCAAATGTCCACCCAATCCAAGTTCAACAATTTTTTGCAATGTTGATAAACGCACTTCTTTTACGTTGTTTTCAATTCTTGAAATATAAGACTTAGTAGTACCGCATTTAATTGCGAGTTGCTCTTGTGTCATTCCTTTTTCAAGTCGCGCTTCGTGTATTAAAACACCAAGTTTAAACTGTTCATATCCCGCATCTAATTGGTCACGTTCTGCTGTTCCTACTTTACCATAGTGTTTATCCTTAAACTCTGACAGCGTTTTTATGTTGTTATTTTTCATTTTTATATTCCTCCATTATTTTAAGTGCTTTTTCGATTTCTTTTTTCGGCGTCTTTTGCGTTTTCTTTTGAAAACCATTTGCTAAGACCACAATTTTTCCTTTGTCAAAAAAGCAAAATATTCTAAAATTATCGCTCGATTGTTGAATTCTAATTTCGTAAAGTCCGTCCGTGCTTTCAATATGTTTAAGATATGTTT comes from the Flavobacterium limnophilum genome and includes:
- a CDS encoding helix-turn-helix domain-containing protein, whose translation is MKNNNIKTLSEFKDKHYGKVGTAERDQLDAGYEQFKLGVLIHEARLEKGMTQEQLAIKCGTTKSYISRIENNVKEVRLSTLQKIVELGLGGHLELSIKL
- a CDS encoding type II toxin-antitoxin system RelE/ParE family toxin, with the translated sequence MKQREKVRAKIIWTFDLIEEVDKVPETYLKHIESTDGLYEIRIQQSSDNFRIFCFFDKGKIVVLANGFQKKTQKTPKKEIEKALKIMEEYKNEK